A single Tenacibaculum sp. Bg11-29 DNA region contains:
- a CDS encoding endonuclease/exonuclease/phosphatase family protein codes for MKNIIGFLLKFLVFILVAVLIFFFWASSPTMNEAEYSKLVENENYVKVNNDSVYSIVTYNVGYLSGMTNNLPVAKSKKLFEGNLKKVEEELKKVNPDIIAFQEIDYNASRSYEVDQEKEFMKLGYNYAARGVNWDERYVPFPYWPPSMHFGKIISGQSILSKYKLKDYERIVLERVPDNPFYRDALYLERLLQVVKVVLEGKEVIVINIHLEAFDKATRARQFEYVLKVFNEYKNKYPTILLGDFNSKARDKDAVVQKLLKEDGIGNAAFNIDDPENTFDTKDLYERIDYIFYTEKSIEYVNGRVLNDFGQASDHLPIEMKFKLK; via the coding sequence ATGAAAAATATAATTGGCTTTTTATTGAAGTTTCTAGTTTTTATTTTAGTAGCAGTTTTAATCTTTTTTTTCTGGGCATCATCTCCAACAATGAATGAAGCGGAGTATTCTAAATTAGTAGAAAATGAGAATTATGTAAAAGTAAATAATGATTCAGTATATAGTATTGTTACTTATAATGTTGGTTATTTAAGTGGAATGACAAATAATTTACCCGTAGCAAAATCAAAAAAATTATTTGAAGGTAATTTAAAGAAAGTAGAAGAAGAACTTAAGAAGGTGAATCCAGATATTATTGCATTTCAAGAGATTGATTACAATGCATCGAGATCTTATGAAGTAGATCAAGAAAAAGAATTTATGAAATTAGGATATAATTATGCTGCAAGAGGTGTAAATTGGGATGAACGATATGTGCCATTTCCTTATTGGCCACCAAGTATGCATTTCGGAAAAATTATTTCAGGCCAATCAATATTAAGTAAATATAAATTAAAAGATTACGAACGTATTGTTTTAGAACGAGTACCAGATAATCCTTTTTATAGAGATGCATTATACTTAGAGCGCTTATTGCAGGTTGTTAAGGTTGTGTTAGAGGGGAAAGAAGTAATTGTAATAAATATTCATTTAGAAGCTTTTGATAAAGCTACACGTGCTCGTCAGTTTGAGTATGTTCTAAAAGTTTTTAATGAGTACAAAAACAAGTATCCAACAATATTACTAGGCGATTTTAATTCAAAAGCAAGAGATAAAGATGCTGTTGTGCAAAAATTACTTAAGGAAGATGGAATAGGAAACGCAGCTTTTAATATTGATGATCCAGAAAATACTTTTGATACAAAAGACTTATATGAGCGAATAGATTATATTTTTTACACAGAGAAGTCAATCGAATATGTAAATGGTAGGGTGTTAAACGATTTTGGTCAAGCTTCTGATCATTTACCTATAGAAATGAAGTTTAAATTGAAATAA
- a CDS encoding LytTR family DNA-binding domain-containing protein, whose protein sequence is MKLKAIIIEDEAIGRDILRNYISKYCPTVQLLGEASNIEEGQKLIEENELDLVFLDVEMPYGSGFDLLEKIEIQTFETIFVTAYDHYAIEALNNQATYYLLKPISIDELIKGVSLVTEIKEKEKELENIVLTPKSSVGLSKITIPQQDGFEVITISDILFCKADDNYTEIYFKNTKKLVSKTLKHFEDLLKESSFARVHKSYLVNVNEVVKYKKGKGGSVILSNGKEVLVSSSKKANLLSYFK, encoded by the coding sequence ATGAAGTTAAAAGCAATCATAATTGAAGATGAAGCTATTGGTAGAGATATTTTACGAAATTATATATCAAAATACTGTCCTACTGTTCAATTGTTAGGAGAAGCAAGTAATATTGAAGAGGGACAAAAATTAATAGAAGAAAACGAATTAGATTTGGTGTTTTTAGATGTTGAAATGCCTTATGGAAGTGGGTTTGATTTGCTGGAAAAAATTGAGATTCAAACATTTGAAACCATTTTTGTAACCGCTTATGATCATTATGCGATTGAAGCTTTAAATAATCAAGCAACTTACTATTTGTTAAAGCCAATTTCAATAGATGAATTAATTAAGGGGGTAAGTTTGGTTACAGAAATAAAAGAAAAAGAAAAAGAATTAGAAAATATTGTTTTAACGCCTAAAAGTAGTGTGGGCTTAAGTAAAATAACAATTCCGCAACAAGACGGTTTTGAGGTTATTACTATAAGTGATATCCTTTTTTGTAAGGCTGATGATAACTATACTGAAATTTACTTTAAGAATACTAAAAAGTTGGTAAGTAAAACATTAAAGCATTTTGAAGACCTTTTAAAAGAAAGTTCCTTTGCTAGGGTTCATAAATCGTATTTAGTAAATGTAAACGAAGTAGTAAAATATAAAAAAGGAAAAGGAGGAAGCGTAATCTTATCAAACGGAAAAGAGGTGCTGGTTTCTTCTTCAAAGAAAGCAAACTTATTATCTTATTTTAAATAG
- a CDS encoding helix-turn-helix domain-containing protein: MILVSLLNIAILQGIVLGAILLRSPFFKNETNKYLAYAIFTLSISLLNFVLDETAAYISYPLLRFFDIIDSALLFPVFIFLYVSYQVNHQLKYSKKSYCLFLPFILSIIYSIADECISENIPVNNFNTLTFINNLFGFIIFLITLFFIPFILFKTLKSIKFSTNNQEKKWLTYLWLFEVFFLTSWLITIILSLFIESEISNAMHIIALFTTLLIHWVAYFGVYKFKLANDQQKIRLILNLRNQKKTSVPISKTTQLKQKEHSKSPEYNSYFKKLELLCANQKIYRDNTLDRNKIAEMLGISPSYISQIVNSSTGNNFTTYINHYRVEDVKQFILDKEFENYSLLAIGLESGFSSKTTYYNSFKKITSITPNAYRKNHQ; encoded by the coding sequence TTGATCTTAGTTTCCTTACTTAACATAGCAATATTACAAGGTATAGTTTTAGGTGCTATTCTTTTACGATCACCTTTTTTCAAAAATGAGACTAATAAATATTTGGCCTATGCTATTTTTACGCTTTCTATTTCTTTATTAAATTTTGTTCTTGACGAAACAGCAGCGTATATTTCTTATCCGCTTTTACGCTTTTTTGACATTATAGATTCAGCACTTTTATTTCCTGTTTTTATTTTTTTATATGTCAGTTATCAAGTTAATCATCAACTAAAATATTCTAAAAAATCATATTGCTTATTTCTTCCTTTTATACTCTCAATTATCTATAGTATAGCAGACGAATGTATCTCAGAAAATATACCTGTTAACAACTTCAATACGTTAACATTTATTAACAATCTGTTTGGTTTTATTATCTTTCTAATTACATTGTTCTTTATTCCCTTTATTTTATTTAAGACACTTAAATCCATTAAGTTTTCAACTAATAATCAAGAAAAAAAATGGCTAACATACTTGTGGCTTTTTGAAGTGTTTTTTTTAACATCGTGGTTAATTACTATTATTTTGAGTTTGTTTATTGAATCTGAAATATCCAACGCAATGCATATAATAGCTTTATTTACTACATTACTAATTCATTGGGTAGCTTACTTTGGAGTCTATAAATTTAAATTAGCCAACGATCAGCAAAAAATTAGACTCATACTTAATCTTAGAAACCAAAAAAAAACTTCTGTACCAATCTCTAAAACAACACAATTAAAACAAAAAGAACATTCAAAATCACCAGAATACAATAGCTATTTTAAAAAACTTGAGCTTCTTTGCGCTAATCAAAAAATTTATAGAGACAACACTTTAGATAGAAATAAAATAGCAGAAATGCTTGGAATTAGCCCGAGTTACATCTCACAAATCGTAAATTCAAGCACAGGTAATAATTTTACTACTTACATTAATCACTATCGTGTAGAAGATGTTAAACAGTTTATTTTAGACAAGGAATTTGAAAACTACAGTTTATTAGCAATTGGCTTAGAGTCTGGTTTTTCTTCAAAAACAACCTATTACAATTCTTTCAAAAAAATAACAAGTATAACACCAAATGCCTACCGAAAAAATCATCAGTAG
- a CDS encoding 1-aminocyclopropane-1-carboxylate deaminase/D-cysteine desulfhydrase: MNTIDNSFFNQVFVTKNEQIFLPILEEKKVALFVKREDEIHPFVSGNKFRKLKYNIAKAKSLQKKTLLTFGGAFSNHIVATAVAGSLSGFKTIGIIRGDELGKDVAKTLASNATLREANKSGMQFKFVSREKYRNKTSEYFINELKEEFGDFYLVPEGGTNDLAIKGCEEILIEEDNKFDYICCAIGTGGTISGLINSAKTHQNIIGFPALKGDFLTKEIQQLATKKDNWCLDTTYHFGGYGKYNTDLIRFINELKEQTGLSVDPIYTGKMMFGILDKIARNEFPENSKVLVIHTGGLQGIAGVNEKLKNKNKDLINV; encoded by the coding sequence TTGAATACTATTGATAATTCTTTTTTTAATCAAGTTTTTGTTACAAAAAATGAACAAATATTTCTTCCCATTTTAGAAGAAAAAAAAGTGGCACTGTTTGTAAAAAGAGAAGATGAAATTCACCCGTTTGTTTCGGGTAATAAATTTAGAAAACTTAAATATAATATTGCAAAGGCTAAAAGTTTACAAAAAAAAACATTGTTAACCTTTGGAGGTGCGTTTTCTAATCATATTGTTGCAACGGCTGTAGCAGGTAGTTTATCTGGTTTTAAAACCATTGGAATTATTCGAGGAGATGAGTTGGGTAAAGACGTAGCCAAAACATTAGCAAGTAATGCAACACTAAGAGAAGCTAATAAAAGTGGAATGCAGTTTAAGTTTGTATCGAGAGAAAAATATAGAAACAAAACTTCTGAATATTTTATTAATGAATTAAAAGAAGAGTTTGGTGATTTTTATTTAGTACCAGAAGGAGGAACTAATGATTTAGCGATAAAAGGTTGTGAAGAAATCTTAATTGAGGAAGATAATAAATTCGATTATATTTGTTGCGCAATAGGAACTGGAGGAACAATTTCAGGTTTAATAAATTCAGCAAAAACACATCAAAATATTATTGGATTCCCAGCTTTAAAAGGTGATTTTCTAACAAAAGAGATTCAGCAATTAGCAACAAAAAAGGATAATTGGTGTTTAGATACTACGTACCATTTTGGAGGTTATGGAAAATATAATACGGATTTAATTCGTTTTATAAATGAATTAAAAGAGCAAACAGGGCTTTCGGTAGATCCAATATATACCGGAAAAATGATGTTTGGTATTTTAGATAAAATAGCAAGAAATGAGTTTCCTGAAAATTCTAAAGTTTTAGTAATTCATACAGGAGGTTTACAAGGGATTGCAGGAGTAAATGAAAAGTTAAAGAATAAAAATAAAGATTTAATAAACGTTTAA
- a CDS encoding NYN domain-containing protein: protein MDNKFNIAVLIDGDNAQPKLLKEIIEEVSKYGKATIRRIYGDWTSQQMNSWKAIINQHSISPIQKFSYTTGKNSTDGSLIIDAMDILHGKNIEGFCIVSSDSDYTGLAKRIREQGLFVMGIGEKKTPEAFVKSCEVFTYTENIKDEQNEITKLKSTKETANKKVKEIIEKVKLSKEDLKTIDKAFDISTNEEENAYISTLGVNIRKIDPSFDPRSYGFKNLTKLFENIDKFEVIKNEVRGLNHPLLRMK from the coding sequence ATGGATAATAAATTTAACATTGCAGTACTTATTGATGGTGATAATGCCCAACCAAAGTTACTAAAAGAGATAATTGAAGAAGTTTCTAAATATGGTAAAGCAACCATACGAAGAATATATGGTGATTGGACTAGCCAGCAAATGAATAGTTGGAAGGCAATTATTAACCAACATTCTATAAGTCCGATTCAAAAATTTTCTTACACTACTGGAAAAAACTCAACAGATGGTTCTTTAATAATAGATGCTATGGACATTTTACACGGAAAAAACATTGAAGGTTTTTGCATTGTTTCTAGTGACAGTGATTATACAGGACTTGCAAAAAGAATTAGAGAGCAAGGATTATTTGTAATGGGTATTGGCGAGAAAAAAACACCTGAAGCATTTGTAAAGTCGTGTGAAGTTTTCACTTATACCGAAAATATAAAAGACGAACAAAATGAAATAACAAAACTTAAATCAACAAAAGAAACAGCTAACAAGAAAGTTAAAGAGATAATAGAGAAAGTTAAATTATCTAAAGAAGATTTAAAAACAATAGATAAAGCTTTTGATATTTCAACTAACGAAGAAGAAAACGCCTACATTTCAACTTTAGGTGTAAATATTAGAAAAATAGATCCCAGTTTTGACCCAAGAAGTTATGGTTTTAAAAACCTCACTAAACTTTTTGAAAACATCGATAAATTTGAAGTTATAAAAAACGAAGTTCGTGGATTAAATCATCCTTTATTACGAATGAAATAA
- a CDS encoding histidine kinase, producing MNNFLKIVLTVFLLAFSSVFSQDFKEMGQEFFVKVEVIDNNTSQPIKDALVEVNGRVFKFSNIDRKYIVKAKAGNQLVVSHDGFETIFYTIKDNEDVKVLVQDFTQKRVSKFSSYRQKKKDSYPKYLDSVKFYKKKDINKSLAAIEKMLLNASSKNRRAITYKELGDVYFYWKQYDLAVENYKISLKENSTSSVRLLLAKSQFLLKKYTESEGSYQESLKSRLSDYEKLKAHEGLGDVFMALKSYKKAKDSYSKALKISKSNQVTPKVTDLNSKLAQVFAAQGNVQKADGYFKNSLKLASKENQKRSLKEQQKVADFYNKSARYDEEIKLRKESLEEADDIIMEVDEKESLVDSITSQKINYKIGTAYIQKESYSEAIPFLKKSIKDANKNEDLIIEKDATRKLSEVYATVGDYTKALETYQDFVKLVDTLYSKKEQEIQQVKRFGKKISESQSRITSLEKDKQLTDSKISLAYKDQQLIKESNKQQKIIIYSLIAGCVLMSLLAYFMFRTNKQQKLANNLLALKSMRSQMNPHFIFNALNSVNNFIAVNDERSANRYLSEFSVLMRSVLENSDEDFIPLVKEIELLELYVKLEHNRFKDKFDYSISVDEQIKLNSYSIPPMLLQPYIENAIWHGLRYKKEKGNLTIAIFQKTADSILISVQDDGVGRKKSVEIKTKHQLKQKSKGMSTIQNRIAILNNMYKEKIKVSVSDVFEDGSGTKVELILKKN from the coding sequence ATGAACAATTTTTTAAAAATAGTATTAACGGTATTTTTACTAGCCTTTTCTTCAGTTTTCTCCCAAGACTTTAAAGAAATGGGGCAAGAGTTTTTTGTGAAAGTAGAAGTTATTGATAATAATACGAGTCAACCAATTAAAGATGCACTTGTAGAGGTAAATGGTCGTGTTTTTAAGTTTTCTAATATAGATAGAAAGTATATCGTAAAAGCAAAAGCAGGAAATCAGTTAGTCGTATCTCATGATGGTTTTGAAACTATTTTTTATACAATTAAAGATAATGAAGATGTTAAGGTTTTAGTACAAGACTTTACACAGAAGCGAGTATCTAAATTTAGCTCTTACCGTCAAAAGAAAAAAGATTCATATCCTAAATATTTAGATTCAGTAAAATTTTACAAGAAAAAAGACATTAATAAAAGCTTAGCAGCTATTGAAAAAATGCTATTAAACGCTTCATCTAAAAATAGAAGAGCTATTACTTACAAGGAGTTAGGAGATGTTTATTTTTATTGGAAACAATATGATTTGGCTGTTGAGAATTATAAAATTTCTTTAAAAGAAAATTCAACTTCAAGTGTTAGGTTACTACTGGCTAAATCACAATTTTTATTAAAAAAGTATACTGAAAGTGAAGGTAGTTATCAAGAAAGTTTAAAAAGTAGGTTAAGTGATTACGAAAAGTTAAAAGCACATGAAGGTTTGGGAGACGTTTTTATGGCTTTAAAAAGTTATAAAAAGGCAAAAGATAGTTACAGCAAAGCCTTAAAAATATCAAAAAGTAATCAGGTAACCCCTAAGGTAACAGATTTAAATTCGAAGTTAGCACAGGTTTTTGCAGCACAAGGAAATGTTCAAAAAGCTGATGGGTATTTTAAAAACTCATTAAAATTAGCATCAAAAGAAAATCAAAAAAGGTCTTTAAAAGAACAACAAAAAGTGGCTGATTTTTATAATAAATCAGCAAGATATGATGAAGAAATAAAATTACGTAAAGAGAGTTTAGAAGAGGCTGATGATATTATTATGGAAGTTGATGAGAAAGAATCACTAGTAGATTCAATAACCTCTCAAAAGATTAATTATAAAATAGGAACAGCATATATTCAAAAAGAATCATATAGTGAAGCAATTCCTTTTTTAAAGAAGAGTATAAAGGATGCTAATAAAAATGAAGATTTAATTATTGAGAAAGATGCAACACGTAAACTTTCAGAAGTTTATGCTACTGTTGGAGATTATACAAAGGCGTTAGAAACATATCAAGATTTTGTGAAATTAGTAGATACATTGTATTCTAAAAAGGAACAAGAAATACAGCAAGTAAAACGTTTTGGGAAAAAAATATCAGAAAGTCAAAGTAGAATTACAAGTTTAGAAAAGGATAAACAATTAACAGATAGTAAAATAAGTTTAGCTTATAAAGATCAACAATTAATTAAGGAAAGCAACAAACAGCAAAAAATCATTATTTATTCACTTATTGCAGGTTGTGTATTAATGAGTTTATTGGCTTATTTTATGTTTAGAACGAATAAACAACAAAAATTGGCAAATAATTTATTGGCATTAAAATCGATGCGTTCGCAAATGAATCCACATTTTATTTTCAATGCTTTAAATTCAGTTAATAATTTTATAGCAGTTAATGATGAGCGTAGTGCTAATAGGTATTTGTCAGAATTTTCAGTTTTAATGAGATCAGTATTAGAGAACTCAGATGAAGATTTTATTCCGCTAGTAAAAGAAATTGAATTATTAGAATTGTATGTTAAATTAGAACATAATCGATTTAAAGATAAGTTTGATTATAGTATATCTGTAGATGAGCAAATTAAATTAAATAGTTATTCCATACCACCTATGTTATTGCAACCATATATAGAAAATGCTATTTGGCATGGGCTTCGATATAAAAAGGAAAAAGGAAATTTAACTATTGCTATATTCCAAAAAACAGCTGATTCAATTCTAATTAGCGTACAAGATGATGGAGTTGGGCGTAAGAAATCTGTAGAAATAAAAACAAAACATCAATTAAAACAAAAGTCGAAAGGAATGAGTACTATTCAAAATCGAATAGCTATTTTAAATAATATGTATAAAGAAAAAATAAAGGTTTCAGTTTCTGATGTTTTTGAAGATGGAAGCGGAACTAAAGTTGAACTTATTTTAAAGAAAAATTAA
- a CDS encoding vWA domain-containing protein has product MKTYILKALFIFTILITKIGYSTNSENKTKKQTTKVALLLDTSSSMSGLINQAKAQLWEIINELSHAKCNGETPKLEIALYEYGNDKLSSSEGYIRQALQFTSNLDDVSEHLFSLTTNGGSEFCGQVIQTSINELEWGGNNSDLKMIFIAGNEPFTQGKLNYKDAITNAKEKDITVNTIFCGDYNQGVSGMWQDGAVYGGGDYMTINHNKNIVHIVTPYDSNILILNKKLNKTYIHYGNSGHSKYSNQAKQDANAATLDEVVIVKRAISKSSKLYKNTEWDLVDASEEKEIDYNTLKKKQLPKNLQTKSSKEIKKYVDAKRKERIEIQGKIQELNKKRKQYVTKKQKESSNKNELESVMIKAIKKQARKKKYSW; this is encoded by the coding sequence ATGAAAACTTATATATTAAAAGCACTATTCATTTTTACTATTCTAATTACTAAAATTGGATATTCAACTAATTCTGAAAACAAAACAAAAAAACAAACAACTAAAGTAGCTTTATTACTAGATACCAGCAGTAGTATGAGTGGGCTTATTAACCAAGCAAAAGCGCAATTATGGGAAATCATTAACGAATTATCGCACGCAAAATGTAATGGAGAAACACCAAAATTAGAAATTGCGTTATATGAATATGGTAACGACAAACTTTCTTCTAGTGAAGGTTATATTCGCCAAGCATTACAGTTTACCAGTAATTTAGATGATGTTTCAGAGCATTTATTCTCTTTAACTACTAATGGGGGAAGTGAATTCTGCGGACAAGTAATTCAAACGTCTATAAATGAATTAGAATGGGGAGGCAATAACAGTGATTTAAAAATGATTTTTATTGCAGGAAACGAACCTTTTACACAAGGTAAATTAAACTACAAAGATGCTATTACCAACGCTAAAGAAAAAGATATAACTGTTAACACTATTTTTTGTGGAGATTACAATCAAGGTGTTTCTGGGATGTGGCAAGATGGAGCTGTTTATGGTGGTGGAGATTATATGACTATTAATCATAATAAAAACATTGTTCATATTGTAACTCCTTATGACAGCAACATTCTTATTTTAAATAAAAAACTAAACAAAACATACATTCATTACGGAAATTCGGGGCATTCAAAATACAGTAATCAAGCAAAACAAGATGCTAATGCAGCAACTTTAGATGAAGTTGTAATTGTAAAACGTGCTATTAGTAAAAGCTCTAAACTATATAAAAATACTGAATGGGATTTGGTAGATGCTTCAGAAGAAAAAGAAATTGATTATAACACTTTAAAGAAAAAACAGTTACCTAAAAACTTACAAACTAAATCATCTAAAGAAATAAAAAAATATGTCGATGCTAAACGTAAAGAACGAATAGAGATTCAAGGTAAAATTCAAGAATTAAATAAAAAAAGAAAACAATACGTTACTAAGAAACAAAAAGAAAGTTCTAACAAAAATGAATTAGAAAGTGTAATGATTAAAGCGATAAAAAAACAAGCTAGAAAGAAAAAATATTCTTGGTAA
- a CDS encoding gamma carbonic anhydrase family protein, with product MKIIKAVNGKSPQIPDDCYVAENATIVGDVQMGKECSVWFNTVIRGDVHYIKIGNKVNIQDGAVIHATYQKSPTTIGNNVSIGHNALVHGCTIHDNVLIGMGSIIMDDCVVESNSIVAAGAVVTKNTRIESGSIYAGVPAKKVKDISKKLISGEIDRIANNYVKYSSWFKEEE from the coding sequence ATGAAAATTATAAAAGCAGTAAACGGAAAGTCACCACAAATTCCAGATGATTGTTATGTGGCAGAAAATGCAACAATTGTTGGTGATGTACAAATGGGTAAAGAATGTAGTGTATGGTTTAATACAGTCATAAGAGGTGATGTGCATTACATTAAAATAGGTAATAAGGTGAATATTCAAGACGGTGCAGTGATTCATGCAACCTATCAAAAATCACCTACTACGATTGGGAATAACGTATCTATAGGGCATAATGCATTAGTTCATGGCTGTACAATACATGACAATGTTTTAATAGGTATGGGGAGTATAATTATGGATGATTGTGTAGTAGAGTCAAATTCAATTGTAGCTGCTGGTGCAGTAGTAACAAAAAATACCAGGATAGAAAGCGGAAGTATATATGCAGGTGTTCCTGCTAAAAAAGTGAAAGATATTTCAAAAAAATTAATTTCAGGAGAAATAGATAGAATAGCTAATAATTATGTGAAATACTCAAGCTGGTTTAAAGAAGAGGAATAA
- a CDS encoding glucosaminidase domain-containing protein, which yields MRIRLVFYIVTCAVFIVSCGSNKNVVNRSHKKVVLQEKEEVYPELPQLEQIEKPLKTNSNHTVAYIQKFARIAVKKMHEHNIPASITLAQGVLESGSGRSKLAIRSNNHFGIKCHKGWKGKSVTHDDDEKGECFRKYKYPETSYEDHSQFLISRKRYASLFKLGNQNYKDWAYGLRRAGYATDKRYPQKLITIIKKYNLTVYDRMGARKLNKGNQIKVKSYKVQKGDTLYSIARRHNISVANLKRANGLNTNEISVGQDLLLK from the coding sequence ATGAGAATAAGATTAGTTTTTTATATAGTAACATGCGCTGTTTTTATAGTGAGCTGTGGTTCAAATAAAAATGTAGTAAATAGAAGTCATAAAAAAGTGGTACTTCAAGAAAAGGAAGAAGTATATCCTGAGTTACCACAATTAGAACAAATAGAAAAACCGTTAAAAACAAATTCAAATCATACGGTAGCATACATTCAGAAATTTGCACGTATTGCTGTTAAAAAAATGCATGAGCATAACATTCCTGCAAGTATAACTTTAGCGCAAGGAGTATTAGAATCGGGTAGTGGAAGAAGTAAGTTGGCAATAAGATCAAACAATCACTTTGGTATAAAATGTCATAAAGGATGGAAAGGTAAAAGTGTTACGCATGATGATGATGAAAAAGGGGAGTGCTTTAGAAAGTATAAATACCCTGAAACATCATATGAAGATCATTCGCAGTTTTTAATTTCAAGAAAACGCTATGCTAGTTTATTTAAATTAGGAAACCAGAATTATAAAGATTGGGCTTATGGTTTAAGGCGTGCTGGTTATGCAACTGATAAGAGGTATCCGCAAAAACTGATAACGATTATTAAAAAATATAATTTGACTGTTTATGACAGGATGGGCGCTAGAAAACTAAATAAGGGTAACCAGATTAAGGTTAAATCTTATAAAGTACAAAAGGGAGATACGTTGTATTCAATAGCAAGAAGGCATAATATATCTGTTGCGAATTTAAAAAGAGCAAATGGATTGAATACGAATGAAATTAGTGTTGGACAAGATTTGTTATTAAAATAA
- a CDS encoding SIMPL domain-containing protein (The SIMPL domain is named for its presence in mouse protein SIMPL (signalling molecule that associates with mouse pelle-like kinase). Bacterial member BP26, from Brucella, was shown to assemble into a channel-like structure, while YggE from E. coli has been associated with resistance to oxidative stress.): MKAIQIIIILFLSSTIFGQTIKDNTPFIEVTGKVELEISPDEIYLDISLKESIKNGKKTTLDKLEDCLKEELEIIGIPKECLFISDINSVIAKTGWWTKEILSTGKYSLKITSPKKLKEAFKIFKKLKITDVRITKATHSKLDFYKKKNRIAAIKAAKEKADYLLNAINANTGKPLKINETNHDLQNFAQLNYVNNSPNRYESSISKSYKKGIVQFENIKLTSSIYVIFEIK; this comes from the coding sequence ATGAAAGCAATACAAATTATAATCATTCTATTTTTATCATCTACAATTTTTGGTCAAACTATAAAAGACAATACTCCATTTATTGAAGTTACAGGAAAAGTTGAACTAGAGATAAGTCCAGATGAAATCTATTTAGATATTTCTTTAAAAGAAAGCATTAAAAATGGAAAAAAAACAACATTAGATAAGTTAGAAGATTGCTTAAAAGAAGAGTTAGAGATTATTGGAATACCTAAAGAGTGTTTATTTATTTCTGATATTAACTCGGTAATTGCTAAAACAGGATGGTGGACAAAAGAAATATTATCTACTGGTAAATATTCATTAAAAATAACCAGTCCAAAAAAACTTAAAGAAGCTTTTAAAATTTTTAAAAAACTTAAAATTACAGATGTTCGTATTACAAAAGCAACACATTCTAAATTAGATTTTTATAAAAAGAAAAATAGAATTGCAGCAATTAAAGCCGCAAAAGAAAAAGCTGACTATTTATTAAACGCAATAAATGCCAACACAGGAAAGCCTTTAAAAATAAATGAAACAAACCACGATTTACAAAATTTCGCACAATTAAACTATGTAAATAATTCACCTAACAGATACGAAAGCAGTATTTCAAAATCATATAAGAAAGGTATAGTTCAGTTTGAAAATATTAAACTAACGTCTTCTATCTATGTAATTTTTGAAATAAAATAA